The Zavarzinella sp. sequence ATCTACAGCGACTGGCTGGAAGACAATGGCTTTGAAGCGCGGGCGAGGTTCATCCGCACGATGATTGAGTACCACAACCTCCCCACGTGGGATGCGGATCGGTATGTGCTTCACCCACAATGGTCTTTACCGGTGGATGATCTTGCGGTGCGGCAGGAATTTCTGGGAGATGTTCTCGTTCCCGTGAAGCGTCTGGGATTTCAGCGAGGTTTGCCAGACTGGCTGGACTACAAGCATCTCAATGGCAACTGGCGAAAAGAATATGAAGAAGATCTGGAATGGTACCCAGGTACTGGCGTCGAACTGCAAATTGTGCCGAGTCAGAAGGCCCATTGTTTTACCGAACTGCCATCAGAATTGACCGGACTCACGGTGCATTGCCAGGGTCAACGGGTCAAGTTGCAGTTTGCCAAAGAATCAAACAATCTCAATATTATCAGAATAGTGGGTTCCAGTGGCCCAAGAATGAGAATGGATCCAACAAATTACTTCAATTTTCGGAACACTGATGCCACCGTTGGCAGCATTTCCAGCAAAGGTGGGCTGAAAAAACTCCGGTCGCTGGAACTGAATTCATTCCGATTGCCGATCACGCAGTTGAACAAATTTCTTGCCAACCTACCAGAATCGTGCCGCACGCTCAGCCTGATTGGCTCGATCAGGGGTGCGGATTTTGACCAATTGCAGGTGCCAGCTTTTGTTGAAACACTGGATGTGGGTCATAATGGACTGGTTGGGGTCCATGTGATGAGCTGGCTGGACCGCCAGGAATTACCCAGACTGAAGGCTCTACGGATCGGCTATAACCCCATGGGTGCGAACACTTTACGGCAAATAATCTGCCACCCGCAGTTGCACAATCTGGTATCTTTGGAATTGAACGATATCCATCCTCATGACAAAAGCATTGTTGTGCAATCGTTAGAAGAATCGCACCTTCCCGATCTGCGAGCTTTGGAGATAGCCTACAATCAGCTCAGCACGCAAGTTTTGCTGGAAATATTTGGTTCTGGCAATTTTGCCCTGCTGGAACATCTGAATCTGGATGGGAATCAGCTGACGGACGATTTTTTCACCGATTTGCCACACACGGCACTGCCGAGCGTGCGTAGTCTGTCGATTCAGGCTTCGGAAGTAACACTTTCTGTACTGTCAACAATCCAGCAACGCCAATTATTCCCCCGCCTGCAGGTGCTGTGCCTCGGAAAGCAGAAATTCTTTAAGAAAGATGTCGAAATTGTGAAGATTTTCACCTCAAAATTAAAACTTCTTCATTTTCAGGTGCCAGATTAACCTCGAGTGGGCAGGGCGATAATTTTCACCGCTACTTCATAATAAAGAATTGCCCCCGCCCACGTTGTGTGGTATTCTAACCATGCCCTCGGGTTGAACGTCGAACGGAAACACTTTTGTCATAACATGTTAAGGCTTGAAGTTCGATACACTAACCTGTTGCTCTTTGGAGGATAGCCAGAAACTGTCTTTGGCAGTTTCCGGCACCGGGGTGTTTGCCAGGTCAGCACCGCAACGGCATGTTTTTGTGGCACACTCAGCCAGAAACATTCCAGTCGCTGTCTGATTGTAGTGGCACACAATCCCCGTTGGTGGTCGATTGAAGTTCTGGAGTTGCGATTCCTTTCAATTTGACCAATAGTGGTGTTAACTTTTTTGAACGGATGTTTTTGTTCCATGCTTTCATTGGATGTACCGTCGGTCGTACCTGTGGTGACGGATACCACAGAAGAATCAACAAACCAGTCTATCGCCAGCCATGCAGCACAATCACCTCGGAAATTGCCAAAATTTCCCAAAGATGATGGCTTTTACGCCGCACTGAAGCAAAAGGCGGACGTTTATTTTGCCAGCACCGGCAAATCCCGCCGTGGGCCACTGGCGATGTATGCCAAAGCAGCCACCATCCTGCTGTGGTGGGCGGCATCGTATATTGCTCTGGTCTTTTTCTGCCAGTCGATCTGGCTGGCGATCCCACTTGCTCTGTCGCTGGCTCTGGCGATGACAGCCGTGTGCTTCAGTATCCAGCACGATGGTGGGCATAGTGCGTTTTCGAACAAACGCTGGATGAACAGGCTGGCAGCTTCCACATTAGATATGGTGGGGGCCAGTTCGTATTTATGGCACACGAAACATGCCATTCTGCACCACACTTATGTGAATATCGACAAGCACGATACCGACATTGACGTGGGCACGCTGG is a genomic window containing:
- a CDS encoding TIGR02996 domain-containing protein, whose translation is MMTITCIKISSNHGLKTADHSQPNTEAVVVIHVGEGLFKAILANRHDDAARLIYSDWLEDNGFEARARFIRTMIEYHNLPTWDADRYVLHPQWSLPVDDLAVRQEFLGDVLVPVKRLGFQRGLPDWLDYKHLNGNWRKEYEEDLEWYPGTGVELQIVPSQKAHCFTELPSELTGLTVHCQGQRVKLQFAKESNNLNIIRIVGSSGPRMRMDPTNYFNFRNTDATVGSISSKGGLKKLRSLELNSFRLPITQLNKFLANLPESCRTLSLIGSIRGADFDQLQVPAFVETLDVGHNGLVGVHVMSWLDRQELPRLKALRIGYNPMGANTLRQIICHPQLHNLVSLELNDIHPHDKSIVVQSLEESHLPDLRALEIAYNQLSTQVLLEIFGSGNFALLEHLNLDGNQLTDDFFTDLPHTALPSVRSLSIQASEVTLSVLSTIQQRQLFPRLQVLCLGKQKFFKKDVEIVKIFTSKLKLLHFQVPD